One Candidatus Desulfarcum epimagneticum genomic window carries:
- a CDS encoding Ribonuclease Z gives MSPRFHPRLIHGPFGDPGLFLPFMFEKRALVFDLGDLSPLSSRDILKITHAFVTHAHMDHFIGFDAALRLFLGREKHLHVFGPRGMIRHVEGKLAGYEWNLAPNYETEFTLTAVEAGAGRMAARTFRGRDRFAPSGPLEETPFSGVLLDEPGFFVRCAELDHGIPCLGFLLEEKRHIHISKAALDDMGLCPGPWIGAFKEAVLTGADLRAPLQARTTEGRGRIFPLGTLMEKIAIMAPGQKIAYVTDAGFTPSNREKIIDLALGADHLFIEATFSDKDSALAEKKRHLTARQAGRLAAGAGVGRFTLFHFSPRYYGMEAAIQKEAEESFGSAPISP, from the coding sequence ATGAGCCCTCGCTTTCACCCCCGGCTGATCCACGGCCCTTTTGGGGACCCCGGCCTGTTTCTGCCCTTCATGTTTGAAAAACGGGCCCTGGTTTTCGATCTGGGCGACCTGTCTCCCCTTTCCTCCCGGGACATCTTAAAGATCACCCACGCCTTTGTCACCCACGCGCACATGGACCATTTCATCGGATTCGACGCGGCGCTTCGGCTGTTTCTGGGCCGGGAAAAACATCTCCATGTCTTCGGCCCCCGGGGAATGATCCGCCATGTGGAGGGAAAGCTGGCCGGTTATGAGTGGAATCTGGCGCCGAACTATGAGACGGAATTCACGCTCACGGCCGTCGAGGCCGGGGCCGGGCGCATGGCCGCCCGAACCTTCCGGGGCCGGGACCGGTTCGCCCCTTCGGGCCCTTTGGAGGAAACGCCCTTTTCAGGCGTTCTTTTAGACGAGCCGGGTTTTTTTGTTCGATGCGCCGAGCTGGACCACGGCATTCCCTGCCTGGGTTTTCTTTTGGAGGAAAAACGCCATATCCACATCAGCAAGGCGGCGCTCGACGACATGGGGCTTTGCCCCGGCCCCTGGATCGGCGCCTTCAAGGAGGCGGTCCTGACAGGCGCGGACCTCCGAGCCCCCCTTCAGGCCCGGACGACGGAAGGCCGGGGCCGGATTTTTCCCCTGGGGACTTTGATGGAAAAAATCGCCATCATGGCCCCGGGACAAAAAATCGCCTACGTCACGGACGCGGGGTTCACCCCGTCCAACCGGGAAAAAATCATTGATCTGGCCCTGGGCGCGGATCATCTGTTCATTGAGGCGACGTTTTCAGACAAAGACTCGGCCCTGGCGGAAAAAAAACGCCATCTCACGGCGCGTCAGGCCGGACGCCTGGCCGCCGGGGCCGGGGTCGGGAGATTCACCCTGTTTCATTTCTCCCCCCGGTATTATGGAATGGAAGCGGCCATTCAAAAGGAGGCGGAAGAGTCCTTTGGCTCCGCGCCCATCTCCCCATAG